TTGTCTCTTGAGAATAAGAAAGGGGAAAGCTTAGGAAGTAACTGATCATTGTCCATATTAAGAGAGGCAATAATTTTTTTCTCATAACTTCAAAATACCATAGACTTTTACATTTTGCAAGTATTTTATTGTCTATGAATTTGAAAAAAATCATAGACATCATAGACTGCGTAGGAGCTGCCACGAAGAAGAAAGCAGTTTTCTCTTCGATGAGGTGAGAGCCAAGAAATGCGAGCAAGTCCGAGTATTCTTGAGCGTCATAAGGGCGAAGCTCTTGTAGAAGATAGTTTCGAGCAGTGGCCAGGGCTAACTTAAGTAAGTCTTTTCTTTGCTTTTGATAAGAGAAGTAATAAAATTGTTCACTGGTACTTCTAATCCTTCTTCTTTAGCTAATCTGACAATGGCTCCATTTAAAGCCTCAATCTCTGTCTTTTTCTGGTTCTTAATGTCTTGCCTCATAGAAGCATGGTGAAAAGCAGTGGGAGGAATTTGTTTATTTATTAAATAATCAAAATATTCTTCTGGTCTTTCCCAAAAGAATTCTATCTTTTTAATTTTAGCCACCATAAATATCTCTTTGCAGATATCTAGCATAATCTTCCTGGTTTCTTGATAAGCTCCTAATTCACCATAAGTAACTTCGAGGATAGCGGCTAAGCCATTTAAGCTACAATTATACAATACTTTTGCCCAAAGATATTTATTTATCTCTTTAGTTGCCTGACAAGGAATGCCGGAAGTAGAAATAATTTGGGCTACTTCTTCTAACTTCTCAAAAGAAATAACGTTATCTATACTTCCTAACATTACTTGATCAGCATAGACAGTTACCTTGACATGGCCAGGACTTTCTACTTTTGCCCCAAATATTACTCTAGCGGCAATAATCTTCTCTTTTTCTACTAAGCTAGAAATTATCTCGAGATTACCTAAACCATTTTGTAAGGAAATAATATATGAAGATTCTTTAATTACTGGTAAATATTCCTTAACTATCTTTTCTGTGTCGTAAGACTTGACACAAATTAAGACTAAATCAAAACTTTTTTGGCTATTTCTTAAAATTTCTTCCAAATTTAAGCCAAGTATTAAGTTTTGAGTAATTAGATATTCTCCCCAAATTCCTGAAATCTTTAATCCTTGTTGCTTAATTACCTCCAGATGAGGTAGTTTTCCCACCAAGGTTACTTGATGGCCACTCTTAGCCAAAAAACCACCAAATACTGAACCAATTGCTCCTGTGCCTAAGATTAATATCTTCATAAACTCTTGATATTTTTGTAGTTAAAGATGCTTTTTGAAACTAAGGAAGTAATGCCTGTTACTTTTTTGATTTAGGTTTGATTATGACTAAAGATAGATTATTTTTTTCAAAATACTTCAAGGCAATTTTCCGTAAGTCATCCTGACTTACTTTATTCACTAATTCCTCTATTTTTTTACTATAATCATATCCTAAACCTAATACTTCATTGCTGGCCATTTCCATAGCCTTGGCTTCATTAGACTGAAGTCCTAATATCTTACTGGCTATGATATCTTTCTTAGCTTTATTTAATTCTTCCTCCATGACATCTTCTTCTTTTAATCTTTCAATCTCTTT
The sequence above is drawn from the bacterium genome and encodes:
- a CDS encoding ketopantoate reductase family protein, translating into MKILILGTGAIGSVFGGFLAKSGHQVTLVGKLPHLEVIKQQGLKISGIWGEYLITQNLILGLNLEEILRNSQKSFDLVLICVKSYDTEKIVKEYLPVIKESSYIISLQNGLGNLEIISSLVEKEKIIAARVIFGAKVESPGHVKVTVYADQVMLGSIDNVISFEKLEEVAQIISTSGIPCQATKEINKYLWAKVLYNCSLNGLAAILEVTYGELGAYQETRKIMLDICKEIFMVAKIKKIEFFWERPEEYFDYLINKQIPPTAFHHASMRQDIKNQKKTEIEALNGAIVRLAKEEGLEVPVNNFITSLIKSKEKTYLS